One Glaciihabitans arcticus DNA window includes the following coding sequences:
- a CDS encoding DUF3515 family protein, with the protein MKKLLAIAALAVLTLTGCAQSLAYEPAEFAADPGCADVIVHTNYDVADLPLRETNAQGVTAWGSPAAVILRCGVAEPEPTSTLPCVQVDDVFWLRDDTDAPNYVFTTYGRSPATEVVINRDVVSPGAALYALTGAIGYTESTGTCTEVEDTLGNPTDAD; encoded by the coding sequence ATGAAGAAGTTGCTCGCGATCGCCGCCCTCGCCGTTCTCACCCTCACCGGCTGCGCGCAGTCCCTCGCCTACGAGCCCGCCGAGTTCGCGGCCGACCCCGGCTGCGCGGACGTCATCGTGCACACCAACTACGACGTCGCCGATCTGCCGCTGCGGGAGACCAACGCCCAGGGCGTCACCGCGTGGGGAAGCCCGGCCGCGGTGATCCTGCGTTGCGGCGTCGCCGAGCCCGAGCCGACCTCGACCCTTCCCTGCGTGCAGGTGGATGACGTGTTCTGGCTGCGCGACGACACCGACGCGCCCAACTACGTCTTCACGACCTATGGCCGCTCCCCCGCCACCGAGGTCGTCATCAACCGCGATGTCGTCTCGCCCGGTGCCGCCCTCTACGCCCTGACCGGCGCGATCGGCTACACGGAGTCCACGGGCACCTGCACCGAGGTCGAGGACACCCTCGGCAACCCCACCGACGCCGACTGA
- the rsmD gene encoding 16S rRNA (guanine(966)-N(2))-methyltransferase RsmD codes for MTRIISGFAGSLTLAVPSTGTRPTSERVREAIFSALEARDAISGCAVLDLYAGSGALGLEAASRGATRVTLVESGAQAVRACRANGALLSRKAPFPLSVEVSGAPVQSFLESSRDTWDLVFIDPPYELSSVELARALALLLPRLSPDAVVMLERASRDAPPEWPPGLVLDKLKKYGDTAVYWLGLA; via the coding sequence GTGACCCGCATCATCTCCGGTTTCGCCGGCTCCCTCACCCTCGCCGTGCCCTCGACCGGCACGCGCCCCACGAGCGAGCGCGTGCGCGAGGCGATCTTCTCGGCACTCGAGGCGCGCGATGCTATTTCGGGATGCGCCGTGCTCGACCTCTACGCCGGCTCCGGCGCCCTCGGGCTCGAGGCTGCGTCCCGCGGCGCCACGCGGGTGACGCTCGTGGAGTCGGGGGCGCAGGCTGTTAGGGCATGCCGGGCCAACGGCGCACTGCTCTCCAGGAAGGCGCCCTTCCCGCTCAGCGTCGAGGTCTCGGGGGCTCCCGTGCAGTCGTTCCTGGAGTCGTCGCGCGACACCTGGGATCTCGTGTTCATCGACCCGCCGTACGAGCTCTCCTCGGTCGAGTTGGCCCGGGCGCTCGCGCTGTTGCTGCCACGGCTCTCGCCCGACGCCGTGGTGATGCTCGAACGCGCGTCGCGGGATGCTCCGCCCGAGTGGCCCCCCGGGCTGGTGCTCGACAAGCTCAAGAAGTACGGGGACACGGCGGTGTACTGGCTCGGGCTCGCCTGA
- the coaD gene encoding pantetheine-phosphate adenylyltransferase, with product MSRIAVVPGSFDPVTLGHLDVIERAAGLFDELHVLVVHNPGKTALLPIAQRVSLIEQSIVEAGLPGNIKVTSWSVGLLVDYCTDVGASVLVKGIRSQIDVAYETPMAIVNRNLAGVETVFLLPNPAHAHVSSSLVRQVAALGGDVSPYVPPAVFAYLEKD from the coding sequence ATGAGCCGGATCGCTGTTGTTCCGGGGTCGTTTGATCCCGTCACCCTTGGCCACCTCGACGTCATCGAGCGGGCCGCCGGACTCTTCGACGAACTGCACGTGCTGGTTGTGCACAACCCGGGCAAGACCGCGCTGCTGCCGATCGCCCAGCGGGTGTCGCTCATCGAGCAGTCGATCGTCGAAGCGGGACTGCCCGGCAACATCAAGGTCACCAGCTGGAGTGTCGGACTGCTCGTCGACTACTGCACCGATGTCGGGGCCAGTGTGCTCGTCAAGGGCATCCGCTCGCAGATCGATGTCGCCTACGAGACGCCGATGGCGATCGTGAACCGCAACCTCGCCGGGGTCGAGACGGTGTTCCTTCTACCGAACCCCGCACACGCCCACGTGTCGAGCTCGCTCGTGCGCCAGGTCGCGGCACTCGGCGGTGACGTGAGCCCGTACGTTCCGCCCGCCGTGTTCGCGTACCTCGAGAAGGACTAG
- a CDS encoding DUF3515 family protein — MTTQPLKRLALLAALALTLTGCVQTVSLRPAEFAVDPLCAQVMVDAPSDVAELPIRETNAQGTLAWGSPAAVLLRCGVPEPDPTATLPCYEVGGVFWLVDDAGSPNYVYTTYGRSPATEVILNRDLVAPAPALLDVSRAVAATTATSSCTEVADTLE, encoded by the coding sequence GTGACGACCCAGCCGCTGAAGAGACTCGCGCTGCTGGCCGCCCTCGCCCTGACCCTCACCGGGTGCGTGCAGACCGTGTCGCTGCGGCCGGCCGAGTTCGCCGTGGATCCGCTCTGCGCGCAGGTGATGGTGGATGCGCCGAGCGACGTCGCCGAGCTCCCGATCCGCGAGACGAACGCCCAGGGAACGCTCGCGTGGGGCAGTCCCGCCGCAGTGCTGCTGCGCTGCGGGGTTCCCGAGCCCGATCCCACCGCAACGCTGCCCTGCTACGAGGTCGGCGGGGTCTTCTGGCTGGTGGATGACGCGGGCTCCCCCAACTACGTCTACACGACCTATGGCCGCTCTCCAGCGACCGAGGTCATTCTGAACCGGGATCTCGTGGCCCCGGCGCCCGCCCTGCTGGACGTGTCACGGGCGGTGGCGGCGACCACGGCGACGTCATCCTGCACCGAGGTCGCGGACACGCTCGAGTAG
- a CDS encoding class I SAM-dependent methyltransferase, with product MSWSQLATEWAELWGELGRPAWAAVAESTGIRSGSRVLDVGCGSGEFLAYAASLGATVAGVDPAEGMVDLARTRVTNVELGDFGSLPAGPFDVVTAFNALQFADDTDDALAALVAVTAPAGFVAIVNWAERELNDLDVLERSVDEGEPSPDGDLRLPGGLEQLLADGGLELVASGAVAVPWVLASDDDLVRGVLLGEDASVQRELGPTVLAAAAPFRQGDGYRLLNHFRYAIGTVVE from the coding sequence GTGAGCTGGTCGCAACTCGCCACGGAGTGGGCGGAGCTCTGGGGCGAGCTGGGCCGACCCGCGTGGGCTGCGGTGGCGGAGAGCACGGGCATCCGAAGCGGTTCGCGGGTTCTGGATGTCGGTTGCGGCAGCGGCGAGTTCCTCGCGTACGCGGCGTCCCTCGGCGCGACGGTCGCCGGTGTCGACCCGGCAGAGGGCATGGTCGATCTTGCTCGCACGCGTGTGACCAACGTCGAGCTCGGGGACTTCGGCTCGCTGCCTGCCGGCCCGTTCGATGTGGTGACCGCTTTCAACGCACTGCAGTTCGCCGATGACACGGATGACGCCCTGGCCGCGCTCGTCGCCGTGACCGCCCCGGCTGGCTTCGTCGCCATCGTGAACTGGGCGGAGCGTGAACTCAACGACCTCGACGTGCTGGAGCGGTCCGTGGATGAGGGGGAGCCGTCGCCCGACGGTGACCTGCGGTTGCCGGGCGGGCTCGAGCAACTGCTCGCGGACGGTGGGCTGGAGCTCGTGGCATCCGGAGCCGTCGCGGTGCCGTGGGTGCTCGCGAGCGACGACGATCTCGTGCGGGGTGTGCTGCTGGGCGAGGATGCGTCGGTGCAACGCGAGCTCGGGCCGACGGTGCTCGCGGCGGCGGCGCCCTTCCGGCAGGGTGACGGCTACCGGTTGCTCAATCACTTTCGCTACGCGATCGGCACTGTTGTGGAGTAA
- the fgd gene encoding glucose-6-phosphate dehydrogenase (coenzyme-F420), protein MTLKLGYKASAEQFDPRELVEIAVAAEAHGMESVAVSDHFQPWRHEGGHAPFSLAWMAAVGERTSTITIGTSVMTPTFRYNPAVIAQAFATMGVLYPERIFLGVGTGEALNEIATGWKGEWPEFKERIGRLRESIELMRLLWTEDRVSYEGEYYQTVDANIYDRPEKPVPIYVAAGGPQVARFAGRVGDGFICTSGKGMELYTEALLPGVKEGAEKAGKSFDDIDRMIEIKLSYETTEEVALENTRFWAPLALSKEQKHDITDPIEMEKAADALPIEQIASRFIVGTDPDAVVAQIKQYTDAGLNHLVFHAPGADQRRFLELFEKDLAPRLRAL, encoded by the coding sequence ATGACCCTGAAACTCGGATACAAGGCATCGGCAGAGCAGTTCGACCCCCGCGAGTTGGTGGAGATCGCCGTCGCCGCCGAGGCGCACGGCATGGAGAGCGTCGCCGTGAGCGACCACTTCCAGCCCTGGCGCCACGAGGGTGGCCACGCCCCGTTCTCGCTCGCGTGGATGGCAGCGGTGGGGGAGCGGACATCCACCATCACAATCGGCACCTCGGTCATGACCCCGACGTTCCGGTACAACCCGGCCGTCATCGCCCAGGCCTTCGCGACGATGGGCGTGCTGTACCCGGAGCGCATCTTCCTCGGTGTCGGCACCGGCGAGGCCCTCAACGAGATCGCGACCGGTTGGAAGGGGGAGTGGCCGGAATTCAAGGAGCGGATCGGGCGTCTGCGCGAATCCATCGAACTGATGCGTCTGCTCTGGACCGAGGACCGCGTCAGCTACGAGGGCGAGTACTACCAGACCGTCGACGCCAACATCTACGACCGTCCCGAGAAGCCGGTGCCGATCTACGTCGCGGCGGGCGGCCCGCAGGTCGCGCGCTTCGCCGGTCGCGTCGGGGATGGGTTCATCTGCACGTCGGGCAAGGGAATGGAGCTCTACACCGAGGCGCTGCTGCCGGGTGTGAAGGAGGGGGCCGAGAAGGCCGGCAAGTCATTCGACGACATCGACCGCATGATCGAGATCAAGCTCTCCTACGAGACCACCGAGGAGGTCGCCCTGGAGAACACTCGCTTCTGGGCGCCCCTCGCGCTCAGCAAGGAGCAGAAGCACGACATCACCGACCCGATCGAGATGGAGAAGGCCGCGGATGCGCTGCCCATCGAACAGATCGCGTCACGATTCATCGTGGGCACCGATCCAGACGCCGTTGTGGCGCAGATCAAGCAGTACACGGACGCCGGTCTCAACCACCTCGTGTTCCACGCCCCGGGTGCAGACCAGCGCCGCTTCCTCGAGCTGTTCGAGAAGGATCTGGCGCCGAGGCTGCGCGCGCTGTAA
- a CDS encoding alpha/beta hydrolase, whose translation MTIDSPKTIVLIHGLWMTPSSWDTWAERYRAAGHTVVVPGWPGIDDRTVADIRRDPSALKGIGIKQIVDNYERIIRALPGFAEGQKPIIMGHSFGGLMTQMLADRGLGSAYVGVAPGQPAGITTLPFSTLRTGFPILSKPWAKGDASPFSKGHFHYTFANDLDRDASDALWEQSAVNSYNRVFFEGVAGAFNEKGGVSHVDYARADRAPLLLIAGGIDHVVPPAIVNAIAAKYTGPAVVSKKEYAGRTHRLVSQDGWEEIADYALTWAVSHSK comes from the coding sequence ATGACTATCGATTCCCCCAAGACCATCGTCCTGATCCACGGCCTGTGGATGACCCCCTCCAGCTGGGACACCTGGGCTGAGCGCTACCGCGCCGCCGGCCACACCGTGGTTGTTCCGGGCTGGCCCGGCATCGATGACCGCACGGTTGCGGACATCCGCCGCGACCCGTCAGCCCTGAAGGGCATCGGCATCAAGCAGATCGTGGACAACTACGAGCGCATCATCCGCGCGCTGCCCGGCTTCGCCGAGGGGCAGAAGCCGATCATCATGGGCCACTCTTTCGGTGGCCTGATGACTCAGATGCTCGCGGACCGCGGGCTGGGTTCCGCCTACGTCGGTGTCGCCCCCGGCCAGCCGGCCGGAATCACGACGCTGCCGTTCTCGACGCTCCGCACCGGTTTCCCGATCCTGTCGAAGCCGTGGGCCAAGGGTGACGCGTCCCCGTTCTCGAAGGGACACTTCCACTACACGTTTGCGAATGACCTCGACCGCGACGCGTCCGATGCGCTCTGGGAGCAGTCGGCGGTGAACTCGTACAACCGGGTCTTCTTCGAGGGTGTTGCGGGCGCCTTCAACGAGAAGGGCGGAGTCTCGCACGTCGACTACGCCCGGGCTGACCGTGCTCCGCTGCTACTGATCGCGGGTGGCATTGACCACGTTGTGCCGCCGGCCATCGTGAACGCGATCGCCGCCAAGTACACCGGCCCGGCGGTCGTCTCGAAGAAGGAGTACGCGGGTCGCACCCACCGTCTGGTCAGCCAGGACGGCTGGGAGGAGATCGCCGACTACGCCCTCACCTGGGCTGTCAGCCACAGCAAGTAA
- a CDS encoding GNAT family N-acetyltransferase, whose translation MDVSAPEFELVDGRTLDLSRVLDLYGAVGWTVYTNDPGTLSLALAGSTTVVVARRGEAIVGLARVISDRATIAYLQDVLVHPAEQRRGVGRTLVELALQPYAHVRQKVLLTDDEPAQQAFYESLGYSLVGGSLRAFARFD comes from the coding sequence ATGGATGTTTCTGCGCCCGAGTTCGAGCTGGTCGACGGCCGCACCCTCGACCTGTCCCGCGTTCTGGACCTCTACGGCGCCGTGGGCTGGACGGTCTACACGAACGACCCCGGCACGTTGTCGCTGGCGCTCGCCGGATCCACGACGGTCGTTGTGGCCCGCCGCGGTGAGGCGATCGTCGGGCTCGCACGGGTCATCTCCGACCGGGCGACCATCGCCTACCTGCAGGACGTGCTCGTGCATCCCGCGGAGCAGCGCAGGGGAGTGGGCCGCACCCTGGTCGAGCTCGCCCTGCAGCCTTATGCGCACGTACGCCAGAAGGTGCTGCTGACGGATGACGAACCCGCGCAGCAGGCGTTCTACGAGTCGCTCGGCTACTCGCTCGTCGGCGGGTCCCTGCGGGCGTTCGCTCGCTTCGACTGA
- the thiL gene encoding thiamine-phosphate kinase, with translation MDTVGSIGESATLARIFPRLPHADAALLGPGDDSAVVAAPDGRFVVTTDMMIHGPDFRLAWSSPHDLGFKAAASNLADVAAMGARPTALVVALAVPADSPVSLLEGIADGFRDACAELAPGCGVVGGDLSVSETLTIAVTAFGDLEGRAPVLRSGARPGDVVAVSGALGQAAAGLRILFEHGVRDAAALRQAHPEVAAQLAPRPPIADGVLAALAGATAMLDLSDGLALDARRVAAASGIAIDFDAASIGSREALDGGEDHSLLATFPPGTELPGGFRRIGVATTGEGVLVDGVPYESRGGWDPYEGWDGNAG, from the coding sequence ATGGACACAGTCGGCTCGATCGGTGAGTCGGCGACCCTGGCTCGCATCTTCCCGCGGCTTCCCCACGCGGATGCCGCTCTGCTCGGCCCCGGCGACGACTCGGCAGTCGTCGCGGCACCCGATGGGCGGTTCGTGGTCACGACCGACATGATGATCCACGGTCCAGACTTCCGCCTCGCCTGGTCCAGCCCGCACGACCTCGGCTTCAAGGCCGCCGCCTCCAACCTCGCCGATGTCGCCGCCATGGGCGCGCGCCCCACGGCCCTCGTCGTCGCCCTTGCGGTGCCCGCCGACTCGCCGGTGAGCCTGCTCGAGGGCATCGCCGACGGCTTCCGTGACGCCTGCGCCGAACTCGCCCCGGGCTGCGGCGTCGTGGGCGGCGACCTCTCCGTCTCCGAAACGCTCACCATCGCGGTCACCGCGTTCGGCGACCTCGAGGGTCGAGCCCCGGTGCTCCGCTCGGGCGCGCGCCCGGGTGACGTTGTCGCGGTATCCGGAGCCCTCGGCCAGGCTGCGGCCGGGCTGCGCATCCTCTTCGAACACGGCGTGCGGGATGCCGCAGCTCTCCGCCAGGCCCACCCCGAGGTCGCGGCTCAACTCGCCCCGCGCCCGCCGATCGCGGACGGCGTGCTCGCGGCGCTCGCCGGAGCCACCGCCATGCTCGACCTCAGTGACGGCCTCGCCCTCGACGCCCGCCGTGTGGCTGCCGCGAGTGGGATCGCCATCGACTTCGACGCCGCGTCCATCGGCTCGCGTGAAGCCCTCGACGGCGGGGAGGACCACTCCCTGCTCGCGACCTTCCCGCCGGGGACGGAACTGCCGGGAGGGTTCCGTCGGATCGGGGTCGCCACCACCGGCGAGGGCGTGCTTGTCGACGGCGTCCCCTACGAGTCGCGCGGCGGCTGGGACCCGTACGAGGGCTGGGACGGCAACGCCGGCTGA
- a CDS encoding TIGR03557 family F420-dependent LLM class oxidoreductase: protein MATPPHIGYAAMLERFHPTEAIALAQEAEKHGFTGVMAADHFQPWVPAQGQASFVWNVLGALGQVTTGDLGTGVTAPTFRWHPAMVAQASATLAAMYPGRHWLGLGSGEAINEHITGQYWPEAPERINRMFEAVDVIKKLFVSGLTQRDVKHDGQFYKLESTRLWTMPAVAPEILVATAGPVTAKRAGRTVDGLITEAAPVEKLASLLQRFHEGAREVGRETGTKVLRVHLSWAPTDEEAMRNAMTEWPNGGMRFGKSDIRSPWELEQIARMVKPSDFEGGMLVSSDPDAHRAHIQRFLDLGFDRVYLHNVGRNQREWLEVFGRDVLPKLVK from the coding sequence ATGGCCACCCCACCCCACATCGGCTACGCCGCGATGCTTGAGCGGTTTCATCCCACCGAGGCGATCGCTTTGGCGCAGGAGGCCGAGAAGCACGGCTTCACCGGGGTGATGGCTGCGGACCACTTCCAGCCGTGGGTGCCCGCGCAGGGCCAGGCCAGTTTTGTGTGGAACGTGCTCGGCGCCCTCGGGCAGGTCACGACCGGCGACCTGGGCACCGGAGTGACGGCACCGACGTTCCGCTGGCACCCGGCGATGGTGGCGCAGGCCTCCGCGACGCTCGCCGCCATGTACCCGGGCCGGCACTGGCTGGGGCTGGGCAGTGGCGAGGCCATCAACGAGCACATCACCGGGCAGTACTGGCCGGAGGCTCCCGAGCGCATCAACCGCATGTTCGAGGCGGTCGACGTGATCAAGAAGCTGTTCGTGTCGGGACTCACCCAGCGTGACGTGAAGCACGACGGCCAGTTCTACAAACTCGAATCGACCCGGCTCTGGACGATGCCCGCCGTCGCCCCCGAGATCCTCGTCGCGACCGCCGGACCGGTCACCGCCAAGCGCGCCGGCCGCACCGTCGACGGGCTCATCACCGAGGCCGCTCCGGTCGAGAAGCTCGCGAGCCTGCTGCAGCGCTTTCACGAGGGCGCGCGCGAGGTCGGCCGTGAGACCGGAACGAAGGTGCTGCGCGTGCACCTCTCCTGGGCGCCCACCGATGAAGAGGCGATGCGCAACGCCATGACCGAGTGGCCGAACGGCGGCATGCGCTTCGGCAAGAGCGACATCCGCTCGCCGTGGGAGCTCGAACAGATCGCCCGCATGGTGAAGCCCAGCGATTTCGAGGGCGGGATGCTCGTCAGCTCCGATCCCGACGCGCATCGTGCTCACATCCAGCGTTTCCTCGACCTGGGCTTCGACCGGGTCTACCTGCACAATGTCGGCCGCAACCAGCGCGAGTGGCTCGAGGTCTTCGGCCGCGACGTACTGCCGAAGCTGGTGAAGTAG
- a CDS encoding ATP-dependent DNA helicase RecG, which translates to MTSPLDGKLSNALGGRTATALEKGLRLRTVGDLLSHYPRRYAQRGELTALTALPLDENVTIVAEVLEVRSRPMRARGGSILEVRISDGKGILTLTFFNQAWRDKELRVGVRGIFAGKVGEYRGTLQLAHPDYELFDETIETDPEKAKAWAELPIPIYPATSTMASWQIQKAIEIVLDTLPELDDPVPDSVRKGRRLMPYKRAVELIHRPLTDADWAGARKSLRFQEAFVLQAALLQQRARLREAAAKPRIQGQLLDDFDAALPFTRTGDQERVGFEISRDLAEGIPMNRLVQGEVGSGKTLVALRAMLAVAQDGGQSALLAPTEVLAQQHLRSIVKTLGPDLSARLRPTLLTGQLSAPERRKALLNIVAGGSRIVVGTHALLGDRVEFIDLGLVVVDEQHRFGVEQREALRAKGAVPPHVLVLTATPIPRTVAMTVFGDLDISTIAELPSGRVPIVSHVVSNKGLYDRAWQRAAEEIAKGRQVFVVCPAIDEAEVEEPLEVAPDQPSPTKPANVTATLAELQANPVLAGARIQPLHGRMTSDEKDATMRAFAAGDIDVLVATTVIEVGVDVPNASTMIILDADRFGVSQLHQLRGRVGRGGVPGLCLFVTKATDDTLARERVEAVAATLDGFELAQKDLELRREGDVLGSTQSGGRTGLRLLRVAKDGELIAEARELAASILDDDPSLAGHPALREALDRRLDEAEAAFLAKN; encoded by the coding sequence GTGACCTCCCCGCTCGACGGAAAGCTGAGTAACGCCCTCGGCGGGCGCACGGCGACCGCGCTCGAGAAGGGGCTGCGCCTGCGCACTGTCGGCGACCTGCTCAGCCACTACCCGCGCCGCTATGCGCAGCGCGGCGAGCTCACGGCACTCACAGCTCTGCCGCTCGACGAGAACGTCACGATCGTCGCCGAGGTGCTCGAGGTGCGCAGCCGTCCGATGCGGGCGCGCGGCGGATCGATTCTCGAGGTGCGCATCAGCGACGGCAAGGGAATCCTGACCCTCACCTTCTTCAACCAGGCCTGGCGCGACAAAGAGCTGCGCGTCGGCGTGCGCGGCATCTTCGCGGGCAAGGTCGGCGAGTACCGCGGCACGCTGCAGCTCGCGCACCCCGACTACGAACTGTTTGACGAGACCATCGAGACCGACCCCGAGAAGGCGAAGGCCTGGGCGGAGCTGCCCATCCCGATCTATCCGGCGACCTCGACGATGGCGAGCTGGCAGATCCAGAAGGCGATCGAGATCGTGCTCGACACCCTTCCCGAGCTCGACGATCCGGTGCCCGACAGCGTGCGCAAGGGCCGCCGGCTGATGCCGTACAAGCGCGCCGTCGAGCTCATCCACCGACCTCTCACCGACGCGGACTGGGCCGGCGCGCGCAAGTCGCTGCGGTTCCAGGAGGCGTTTGTGCTGCAGGCCGCACTGCTGCAGCAGCGCGCCCGGCTGCGGGAGGCAGCGGCGAAGCCGCGCATCCAGGGCCAGCTGCTCGACGACTTCGATGCGGCGCTGCCGTTCACCCGAACCGGCGACCAGGAGCGGGTCGGCTTCGAGATCAGCCGAGACCTGGCCGAGGGCATTCCGATGAACCGGCTCGTGCAGGGCGAGGTCGGCTCGGGCAAGACCCTCGTCGCGCTGCGGGCGATGCTCGCGGTCGCGCAGGACGGCGGACAGTCAGCCCTGCTCGCCCCCACCGAGGTGCTCGCCCAGCAGCATCTGCGCTCGATCGTGAAGACGCTCGGCCCCGACCTCTCCGCGCGCCTGCGGCCGACCCTGCTGACCGGCCAGCTCAGCGCTCCCGAGCGTCGCAAGGCGCTGCTCAACATCGTCGCGGGCGGGTCGCGCATCGTCGTCGGCACACACGCGCTGCTCGGCGACAGGGTCGAGTTCATCGACCTCGGCCTTGTTGTGGTGGATGAACAGCACAGGTTCGGCGTGGAACAACGCGAGGCACTCCGGGCCAAGGGCGCGGTACCCCCGCATGTGCTGGTGCTGACGGCCACGCCGATCCCGCGCACCGTGGCGATGACCGTATTCGGTGACCTCGACATCTCGACGATCGCCGAGCTGCCCTCGGGCCGTGTGCCGATCGTGTCGCACGTCGTCTCGAACAAAGGACTCTACGACCGGGCGTGGCAGCGCGCCGCCGAGGAGATCGCGAAGGGCCGCCAGGTCTTCGTCGTGTGCCCGGCGATCGACGAGGCCGAGGTGGAGGAGCCGCTAGAGGTCGCCCCTGACCAGCCCTCGCCCACCAAACCCGCCAACGTCACCGCCACCCTCGCCGAGCTGCAGGCCAATCCGGTGCTCGCGGGTGCCCGCATCCAGCCACTGCACGGACGCATGACGAGCGACGAGAAGGATGCCACGATGCGCGCCTTCGCCGCCGGCGACATCGACGTGCTCGTTGCCACGACGGTCATCGAGGTCGGCGTGGATGTTCCCAACGCCTCGACCATGATCATCCTCGACGCCGACCGGTTCGGCGTCTCGCAGCTGCACCAGTTGCGCGGTCGCGTCGGCCGTGGCGGGGTTCCCGGACTGTGCCTGTTCGTGACGAAGGCGACGGATGACACCCTCGCCCGTGAACGCGTCGAAGCGGTCGCCGCCACACTCGACGGGTTCGAGCTCGCCCAAAAGGATCTCGAGCTCCGCCGCGAGGGCGACGTGCTCGGCAGCACACAGTCGGGCGGTCGCACGGGCCTGCGGCTGCTGCGTGTCGCGAAGGACGGCGAGCTGATCGCCGAGGCCCGCGAGCTCGCGGCATCCATTCTGGATGATGACCCGTCACTCGCGGGGCACCCGGCGCTGCGCGAGGCACTCGATCGTCGTCTGGATGAGGCCGAGGCCGCGTTCCTCGCCAAGAACTGA
- a CDS encoding TetR/AcrR family transcriptional regulator produces the protein MSTTSAQTRTSQARERLLSTAAELFYREGIHAVGVDRIVAEAAVTRATFYRHFPGKEDLVRAYLDLEDGALRGYFAQVEGEPDVILEQIIQGIADDVTRNHTRGCPFINAAAEYPDATSLVRQTVRAHRDWFAHTLETTLEQAGRDDAPERARALVLLRDAALVGGYLDGPDTIRETFIRTARQVAGL, from the coding sequence ATGTCCACAACTTCCGCCCAAACTCGCACATCGCAGGCACGTGAGCGCCTGTTATCCACAGCTGCGGAGCTTTTCTACCGCGAGGGCATCCACGCCGTCGGCGTCGACCGCATCGTCGCCGAGGCCGCGGTCACCCGCGCGACCTTCTACCGCCACTTCCCCGGCAAGGAGGATCTCGTACGCGCCTACCTCGACCTGGAAGACGGCGCGCTGCGCGGCTACTTCGCACAGGTCGAGGGAGAGCCCGACGTCATCCTCGAACAGATCATTCAGGGCATCGCCGACGACGTGACCCGCAACCACACCCGCGGCTGCCCGTTCATCAATGCGGCCGCTGAGTATCCGGATGCCACGAGCCTCGTTCGACAGACCGTGCGAGCCCACCGCGACTGGTTCGCTCACACGCTCGAGACCACACTTGAACAAGCCGGACGCGATGACGCTCCCGAGCGCGCCCGCGCCCTCGTGCTGCTGCGCGACGCCGCACTCGTCGGCGGCTACCTGGACGGGCCGGACACGATCCGCGAGACGTTCATCCGCACGGCGCGACAGGTCGCAGGGCTCTGA
- a CDS encoding PLD nuclease N-terminal domain-containing protein — translation MIYLLGSVGTLALLIFALADIISGHGDHIKNLDKMTWIFIVILVPLVGAILWFLVGREWGNTAENLGSFGDSRRAEAVGFGAPSSTEDELAALEREIAFHENQDRIRRLEAELKAKGQTASE, via the coding sequence ATGATCTATCTGCTGGGATCCGTCGGGACGCTCGCCCTTCTCATCTTCGCGCTAGCCGACATCATCTCGGGGCACGGCGACCACATCAAAAACCTTGACAAGATGACGTGGATCTTCATCGTGATCCTCGTGCCGCTCGTCGGTGCGATCCTCTGGTTCCTGGTCGGTCGCGAGTGGGGTAATACCGCTGAGAACCTCGGCTCCTTCGGCGATTCCCGTCGCGCGGAGGCCGTCGGTTTCGGAGCACCTTCGTCCACTGAGGACGAGCTCGCCGCCCTGGAGCGCGAGATTGCGTTCCATGAGAACCAGGACCGCATCCGTCGGCTCGAGGCCGAGCTCAAGGCCAAGGGCCAGACCGCCAGCGAGTAG